From Salvelinus fontinalis isolate EN_2023a chromosome 37, ASM2944872v1, whole genome shotgun sequence, the proteins below share one genomic window:
- the LOC129836153 gene encoding heparan sulfate glucosamine 3-O-sulfotransferase 1-like — MACLLLSVFLLVLQTYAAPSEFVQSLDLGPGLTANVTLSPPPGTSKHAPHSIIIGVRKGGTRALLEMLDIHPEVAAAATEVHFFDWDENYAKGFDWYRELMPYSYPHQITVEKTPGYFTSSLAPERIRAMNSSIKLLLILRDPTERVISDYTQVYFNRLENHKPVQAIENLLVRSGALNTRYKAIQRSFYDVHMRNWLRHFPLEQIHIVDGDTLIRDPLPELQKVERFLNLPSRIMSSNFYFNQTKGFYCIRSEGRERCLHESKGRPHPAVNSTVLQQLRSYLREHNRNFYRLVKRSFDWQ; from the coding sequence ATGGCCTGCTTGTTGCTGTCAGTGTTCCTCCTGGTTCTCCAGACCTATGCTGCCCCATCAGAGTTTGTTCAGAGTCTGGATCTGGGCCCTGGACTCACTGCCAATGTCACTCTGTCACCACCCCCGGGGACTAGCAAACATGCCCCCCACAGCATCATCATTGGGGTGCGCAAGGGGGGGACACGCGCCCTGCTGGAGATGCTAGATATCCACCCTGAGGTAGCTGCCGCCGCCACAGAGGTGCACTTCTTCGACTGGGATGAGAACTACGCCAAGGGCTTTGACTGGTACCGTGAGCTGATGCCCTATTCCTACCCGCACCAGATCACAGTGGAGAAGACGCCAGGCTATTTCACCTCTTCCTTGGCGCCAGAACGCATCCGTGCCATGAACTCCTCCATCAAGCTGCTGCTGATCCTGCGGGACCCAACTGAACGCGTCATCTCGGACTACACCCAGGTCTACTTCAACCGCCTGGAGAACCACAAGCCAGTGCAGGCCATTGAGAATCTGCTGGTGCGCAGCGGAGCTCTCAACACCCGCTACAAGGCCATCCAGCGTAGCTTCTATGACGTGCATATGCGGAACTGGCTACGCCACTTCCCTCTGGAGCAGATCCACATTGTTGATGGGGACACTTTGATCCGGGACCCCCTTCCTGAGCTGCAGAAAGTAGAGCGTTTCCTcaacctgccctccaggataATGTCGTCCAACTTCTACTTCAACCAGACCAAGGGGTTCTACTGCATCCGGAGTGAGGGGCGAGAACGCTGCCTGCATGAGTCCAAAGGGCGTCCCCACCCGGCCGTCAACAGTACCGTGCTGCAACAGCTACGCTCCTACCTCCGGGAGCACAATCGTAACTTCTACCGGCTGGTGAAGCGCTCTTTTGACTGGCAGTAA